ATCCCCGTCGAACCCACCACCCCGCTCTCCGAGGCCCTCCGCCGCGCCAACGACGCCGGCGCCCGCGCCCTCGTCGTCGTCGACGGCGGCGGCGACCCCACCGGCATCGTCCGCGAGGCCGCCATCGCCGCCGTCCCCCAGCACCGCCGCCCCTGGGTCGCCGTCAGCGCTCTCGCCCAGGACCTCGCCGACGGCATGCGCGTCCCCGCGGAGCTCACCGGCCAGCCCCTGCTCGACCACCTCCGCGCGAGCCCGGCCACCGAGTACCTGGTCGTCGAGGAGACCGGGGAGATCTACGGCGTCCTCGCGACCACCGACGTCGAGCGCGCCTTCGTCCGGGCCATGGCACGACCGTCTGCGTAACCCTGGGCCCTTGATAAGGTGCTCACATGTCCGAACCGACCGGTGCCGCCCGCCGACGCGGGCCCTTCAAGGTCGGGGACCAGGTTCAGCTGACCGACCCCAAGGGCCGTCACTACACGTTCACGCTCGAAGAGGGAAAGAACTTCCACACCCACAAGGGTTCTTTCCCGCACGACGAACTGATCGGCGCCCCCGAGGGCAGCGTTGTCCGCACCACCGGAAACGTCGCCTACCTCGCGCTGCGCCCCCTGCTCCCCGACTATGTCCTGTCCATGCCCCGCGGCGCCGCCGTGGTCTACCCCAAGGACGCGGGGCAGATCCTGGCCTTCGCCGACATCTTCCCCGGCGCGCGCGTCGTGGAAGCGGGAGTGGGCTCGGGCTCGCTGAGCAGCTTCCTCCTGCGCGCCATCGGAGACAGCGGCATGCTGCACTCCTACGAGCGCCGCGAGGACTTCGCCGAGATCGCGAAGGGCAACGTCGAGCGTTACTTCGGCGGCCCCCACCCGGCCTGGCAGCTGACCGTCGGCGACCTCCAGGACAACCTGTCCGACACGGACGTCGACCGCGTCATCCTGGACATGCTCGCTCCCTGGGAGTGCCTGGAGGCCGTCTCCAAGGCCCTGGTCCCCGGCGGCATCCTCTGCTGCTACGTGGCGACCACCACCCAGCTCGCGCGCACCGTGGAGTCCATCCGCGAGTTCGGCTGCTACGCCGAGCCGCAGCCCTGGGAGTCCATGATCCGCAACTGGCACGTCGAGGGTCTCGCCGTCCGGCCCGATCACCGCATGATCGGCCACACCGGCTTCCTCGTCACCGCCCGCCGCCTGGCGGACGGCGTCGAGCCCCCGATGCGCCGCCGCCGCCCCGCCAAGGGCGCGTACGGCGAGGACTACGAAGGCCCCAACAAGGGCTGACGCCCCGACATTCACACAGCGCCGCCGCCGAGTTCCCGCCCACGGGTGGGAACTCGGCGGCGGCGTCCTCATGTTCGGGCCCCGGCGCCGTGCGGCGAGACCCCAGCTGTTCCGTCCCCCTGTGACGTGTGGCACGATGCCCGAAACCCTCCGCACAGAGCCCTACAGGAGACGTCTCGCGTGCAGCCCTCCGCCGCCCAGGACCCCGCGGATCTGCCGGACCTCGCGCATACCCACGCCAGGCCGGCGCACTGGCTGGCGACCGCCACCGCGACCGCCGCGGTCGTCGCCCTCGCCGGACTGCTCCAGCCCGGCCCCGCCGGAGCCACGGCGGCCCCCGCCGCGCCCCGTCCGGCGCCCGCTCCGGAGGCCGCCACGGCCGACTACCCCGTGGAGTGCGGGGGAGGCCCGTACAAGGTCGCGAAGCGCGTCTCCGGCGACCTCGACGGCGACGGGAACCCGGAGACGGTTGCGGTCGTGCACTGCGAAGCGGGCTCGGGCACGCCGCCGAGCGGCGTCTACGTCCTCACCCGCGGCAAGGGCACGGGCGCCCCCGCGCGCGTGGTGGCCACGCTCGTCGCACCGCGGCAGGGCAAGAACGTCACCGAACTCGCCGTACGCGACGGAGCGGTACACGCCACGCTGCTCGGCTACTCGTCCCCCGACGTCCCCATGTGCTGCCCCGACGAGAAGGAGCAGGTCAGCTGGGTGTGGCAGGGCGGCGCCTTCGTCCGCGCCACCCGTGCCGAGGCGCGGAGCGCCTGACCCGTCACTCCGCGTCGGGGCCGTACACCTCGACCTTGTCGGCGACCCGGCGCACGTGGATGCAGTCGCCCGGGCACTCCTTCGCCGAGTCCACCACGTCCTGGAGCAGCGGCAGCGGCACCGGCGTCGTCGCCCCGCTGTCCTGGAGCAGCTCGTCGTCGGCGCTCTTCACATACGCGAGCCCGTCGATGTCCAGCTCGAAGACCTCGGGAGCGTACTGCGCGCAGATCCCGTCCCCGGTGCACAGGTCCTGATCGATCCAGACCTCCAGCGCCTCTTCGACGCCCGTAGCCGGGGCCTCGTTCTGCACGGTCATTTCTCCTGCCGTTTCTGCTTCGCGCGGGTAAGTCGGGCCACCTCTGAAGGGTGTTGACCCATGACGACGATACAACCGCCCGCTTTCAGACGGCGAAAGGGTGGGTATTCCCCTGGCGAGAGGGGAAGCGCAAGGGTGAAGATCGGACACGGCCCGGAGTCTTTTTGATCTAGGGGTTTCAATCACCACCCACGCAGGTAGGGTCAGGAAGCGTCCAGCTCCCCTTGGAGGAGGTGAGGACCGTGGCAGCCCACGACGACGACATCAACCGCGGCATCCGGCCCGGGCGAGGGTCTGAGGACCCCGCCGGACAGGTTGCCTATCTCGAGCAGGAAATCGCCGTCCTGCGCCGCAAGCTCGCCGACTCTCCGCGACACACGAGGATTCTCGAAGAGCGGATCGTCGAGCTGCAGACGAACCTGGCCGGCGTGTCCGCGCAGAACGAGCGGCTCGCCAATACGCTCCGTGAGGCCCGCGACCAGATCGTGGCCCTCAAGGAGGAGGTCGACCGGCTCGCACAGCCGCCGGCCGGCTTCGGTGTCTTCCTGCAGGCCAACGAGGACGGCACGTGCGACATCTTCACCGGGGGCCGCAAGCTCCGGGTGAACGTGAGCCCCAGCGTCGAGCTCGAAGAGCTCCGGCGTGGCCAGGAAGTCATGCTCAACGAAGCGCTCAACGTGGTCGAGGCCATGGAGTACGAGCGTGCCGGGGACATCGTCACCCTCAAGGAGATCCTCGAGGACGGCGAGCGCGCCCTGGTGGTCGGGCACACCGACGAGGAGCGGGTGGTGAGGCTCGCCGAGCCTCTGCTGGACGTCACCATCCGTCCCGGCGACGCCCTGCTGCTCGACGCCAGGTCGGGCTACGTCTACGAGGTCATCCCCAAGAGCGAGGTCGAAGAGCTCGTTCTGGAAGAGGTCCCGGACGTCGACTACGACAAGATCGGCGGTCTGGGCAACCAGATCGAGCTGATCCGCGACGCGGTCGAGCTCCCGTACCTCTATCCCGACCTCTTCAAGGAGCACGAACTCCGACCGCCCAAGGGCATCCTGCTCTACGGGCCGCCGGGCTGCGGCAAGACGCTGATCGCGAAGGCCGTGGCCAACTCACTGGCCAAGAAGGTCGCCGAGGTGACCGGCCAGCCCGCGGGGAAGTCCTACTTCCTCAACATCAAGGGGCCCGAGCTCCTCAACAAGTACGTGGGCGAGACCGAGCGGCACATCCGCCTCGTCTTCCAGCGTGCGAGGGAGAAGGCGAGCGAGGGCACCCCCGTCATCGTCTTCTTCGACGAGATGGAATCCCTCTTCCGCACCCGCGGATCCGGTGTCAGCTCGGACGTGGAGAACACCATCGTCCCCCAGCTGCTCGCCGAGATCGACGGTGTGGAGGGCCTGGAGAACGTCATCGTCATCGGCGCCTCCAACCGCGAGGACATGATCGACCCCGCGATCCTGCGGCCCGGCCGGCTCGACGTCAAGATCAAGATCGAGCGTCCGGACGCGGAGGCCGCGAAGGACATCTTCGCGAAGTACCTCACGGCCACCCTGCCGCTCCACACGGACGACATTTCCGAGCACAGCGGCTCGAAGGCCGCCGCCGCCCACGGAATGATCCAGTCGGTCGTCGAGCAGATGTACGCGGAATCCGAGGAGAACCGCTTCCTCGAAGTCACGTACGCCAACGGCGACAAGGAAGTCCTCTACTTCAAGGACTTCAACTCCGGCGCGATGATCCAGAACATCGTCGACCGGGCCAAGAAGATGGCCATCAAGGCCTTCCTCGACCACAACCAGAAGGGCATCCGGGTCTCCCACCTCCTCCAGGCCTGCGTGGACGAGTTCAAGGAGAACGAGGACCTGCCCAACACCACCAACCCCGACGACTGGGCCAGGATCTCCGGAAAGAAGGGCGAGCGGATCGTCTTCATCCGCACGCTCGTCACCGGAAAGCAGGGCGCGGACACGGGACGCTCCATCGACACGGTGGCCAACACCGGTCAGTACCTGTAATACGCGCACCGGCTGCGGATGTCCGGAAACCGGGCATCCGCAGCCGGTGTATTCCTTCCAGCGTTTCTCCCGGCAGCACGGGTTTCTCCCGGAAGTACGGGAAATACCGCAAGTGATCTCCCCACCAGCGCTGAGCCGCTCTAGGCTCTTCGGTAACGCCGAGTCGCGCACTGTGAGCGACGCCGGGCAAGGAGGGCCGCATGACCGTACGGCGAGTAATGGGCATCGAGACGGAGTACGGGATCTCCGTCCCCGGGCACCCGAACGCCAATGCCATGCTCACCTCGTCCCAGATCGTCAACGCCTACGCGGCGGCGATGCACCGGGCGCGCCGCGCCCGCTGGGACTTCGAGGAGGAGAATCCGCTGCGGGACGCCCGCGGCTTCGACCTCGCCCGCGAGGCCGCAGACTCCAGCCAGCTCACCGACGAGGACATCGGCCTCGCCAATGTGATCCTCACCAACGGGGCCCGGCTCTACGTGGACCACGCCCACCCCGAGTACAGCTCGCCGGAGGTCACGAACCCGCGGGACGCCGTCCTCTGGGACAAGGCCGGCGAGCGGATCATGGCCGAGGCGGCCGTCCGTGCCGCCCAGCTCCCCGGAGCCCAGCCGATCCACCTCTACAAGAACAACACCGACAACAAGGGCGCCTCCTACGGCACGCACGAGAACTACCTGATGAAGCGGGAGACCCCCTTCTCGGACATCGTGCGCCACCTGACCCCCTTCTTCGTGTCCCGCCAGGTCGTGACCGGGGCGGGCCGCGTCGGCATCGGGCAGGACGGCCGGGAGCACGGCTTCCAGATCAGTCAGCGGGCCGACTACTTCGAGGTCGAGGTGGGTCTGGAGACCACCCTCAAGCGGCCCATCATCAACACGCGCGACGAGCCGCACGCGGACGCCGAGCGGTACCGGCGCCTGCACGTGATCATCGGGGACGCGAACCTCTCGGAGATCTCGACCTACCTCAAGCTCGGCACGACCGCCCTGGTCCTGTCGATGATCGAGGACGGGTTCATCACCGTGGACCTCGCCGTCGACCAGCCGGTCAGGACGCTCCACCAGGTCTCGCACGACCCGACCCTCCAGTACCTGGTCACGCTCCGCAGCGGCCGGACGCTCACCGCGGTCCAGTTGCAGATGGAGTACTTCGAGCTGGCCAGGAAGTACGTGGAGGAGCGGTACGGCTCGGACGCGGACGAGCAGACGAAGGACGTCCTCACGCGCTGGGAGGACACCCTCAACCGGCTCGAGAACGACCCGATGAGCCTCTCCGGCGAGCTCGACTGGATCGCCAAGCTGGAGCTCATGGAGGGGTACCGGCGCCGCGACGGCCTGGAGTGGGACGCGGCCCGCCTGCACCTGGTGGACCTCCAGTACGCGGACGTGCGGCCCGAGAAGGGGCTGTACAACCGTCTGGCGGCCCGGGGGCGCATGAAGCGACTCCTGGACGAGACCGAGGTGCGGCAGGCCGAGACGGCGCCTCCGGAGGACACCAGGGCCTACTTCCGGGGCCGCTGCCTGGAGCAGTACGCCGACGACGTCGCCGCGGCCTCCTGGGACTCGGTGATCTTCGACCTGCCGGGCCGGGACTCGCTCCAGCGCGTCCCGACGATGGAGCCGCTGCGCGGCACCAAAGCCCATGTGAAGGCGCTCCTGGACCGCTGCCGGACGGCGGAGGAACTCGTGCGCGTGCTGTCCGGCGGATGATCGGTGGCCCGGCGCGGGCCTGAAATGCGCCGGCACTGGGAATCATGGAAACAGTGCCCGGGCGATGTGGAAACTGCGGGGCCGAAGTCAGACCCGACCTATAGGGTCTGATCTTGTACGGACTCAACCGAGCGGGCCGATTTCGAGCGGGGTGAGGGATATGGCGACCAAGGACACCGGCGGCGGACAGCAGAAGGCGACGCGATCCACGGAGGAGGTCGAAGAGACCACCACGGAGGCGAGCTCCGATCTCCAGGAGCGCCAGGAGAAGCTGAGCGACGACGTGGACTCCGTGCTGGACGAGATCGACGACGTCCTCGAGTCCAACGCGGAGGAGTTCGTTCGTAGCTTCGTCCAGAAGGGCGGCGAGTAGCCGCCTTCCGCGCCTGTACTCCTCCGTCCCCGGAGCCCCGGAGAAAGCCGTGGGCCCGGGGACGGATGACAGGCGGTGGCACGGGTATGGTCCGTGCACAGCAAGCAAGATCGGCCCGCGCCTCCCACGGCGGGCCGAATCTCCCACCCGGAAGGAATCGCGTGGAAGCCAACCCTCGTAGCACCGGGCGTCTGCCGGCGGCCTTCCTGACGCCGGGATCGTCCTCGTTCCTGGACTTCCTGGCGGACCACTCGCCGGAGCTGCTGCCGAGCCACCGGAAGCTGCCGGAGGGCGTCCTCGACGCCCCGCACGGCACGACCATCGTGGCGGTCACCTTCCCCGGCGGGGTCGTCCTCGCCGGCGACCGGCGGGCCACCATGGGCAACATGATCGCG
The sequence above is a segment of the Streptomyces sp. NBC_01255 genome. Coding sequences within it:
- the dop gene encoding depupylase/deamidase Dop; this translates as MTVRRVMGIETEYGISVPGHPNANAMLTSSQIVNAYAAAMHRARRARWDFEEENPLRDARGFDLAREAADSSQLTDEDIGLANVILTNGARLYVDHAHPEYSSPEVTNPRDAVLWDKAGERIMAEAAVRAAQLPGAQPIHLYKNNTDNKGASYGTHENYLMKRETPFSDIVRHLTPFFVSRQVVTGAGRVGIGQDGREHGFQISQRADYFEVEVGLETTLKRPIINTRDEPHADAERYRRLHVIIGDANLSEISTYLKLGTTALVLSMIEDGFITVDLAVDQPVRTLHQVSHDPTLQYLVTLRSGRTLTAVQLQMEYFELARKYVEERYGSDADEQTKDVLTRWEDTLNRLENDPMSLSGELDWIAKLELMEGYRRRDGLEWDAARLHLVDLQYADVRPEKGLYNRLAARGRMKRLLDETEVRQAETAPPEDTRAYFRGRCLEQYADDVAAASWDSVIFDLPGRDSLQRVPTMEPLRGTKAHVKALLDRCRTAEELVRVLSGG
- a CDS encoding tRNA (adenine-N1)-methyltransferase; its protein translation is MSEPTGAARRRGPFKVGDQVQLTDPKGRHYTFTLEEGKNFHTHKGSFPHDELIGAPEGSVVRTTGNVAYLALRPLLPDYVLSMPRGAAVVYPKDAGQILAFADIFPGARVVEAGVGSGSLSSFLLRAIGDSGMLHSYERREDFAEIAKGNVERYFGGPHPAWQLTVGDLQDNLSDTDVDRVILDMLAPWECLEAVSKALVPGGILCCYVATTTQLARTVESIREFGCYAEPQPWESMIRNWHVEGLAVRPDHRMIGHTGFLVTARRLADGVEPPMRRRRPAKGAYGEDYEGPNKG
- the arc gene encoding proteasome ATPase yields the protein MAAHDDDINRGIRPGRGSEDPAGQVAYLEQEIAVLRRKLADSPRHTRILEERIVELQTNLAGVSAQNERLANTLREARDQIVALKEEVDRLAQPPAGFGVFLQANEDGTCDIFTGGRKLRVNVSPSVELEELRRGQEVMLNEALNVVEAMEYERAGDIVTLKEILEDGERALVVGHTDEERVVRLAEPLLDVTIRPGDALLLDARSGYVYEVIPKSEVEELVLEEVPDVDYDKIGGLGNQIELIRDAVELPYLYPDLFKEHELRPPKGILLYGPPGCGKTLIAKAVANSLAKKVAEVTGQPAGKSYFLNIKGPELLNKYVGETERHIRLVFQRAREKASEGTPVIVFFDEMESLFRTRGSGVSSDVENTIVPQLLAEIDGVEGLENVIVIGASNREDMIDPAILRPGRLDVKIKIERPDAEAAKDIFAKYLTATLPLHTDDISEHSGSKAAAAHGMIQSVVEQMYAESEENRFLEVTYANGDKEVLYFKDFNSGAMIQNIVDRAKKMAIKAFLDHNQKGIRVSHLLQACVDEFKENEDLPNTTNPDDWARISGKKGERIVFIRTLVTGKQGADTGRSIDTVANTGQYL
- a CDS encoding ubiquitin-like protein Pup; translated protein: MATKDTGGGQQKATRSTEEVEETTTEASSDLQERQEKLSDDVDSVLDEIDDVLESNAEEFVRSFVQKGGE
- a CDS encoding ferredoxin is translated as MTVQNEAPATGVEEALEVWIDQDLCTGDGICAQYAPEVFELDIDGLAYVKSADDELLQDSGATTPVPLPLLQDVVDSAKECPGDCIHVRRVADKVEVYGPDAE